The following coding sequences lie in one Loxodonta africana isolate mLoxAfr1 chromosome X, mLoxAfr1.hap2, whole genome shotgun sequence genomic window:
- the LOC100671234 gene encoding G protein-coupled receptor associated sorting protein 3-like, with protein sequence MSENKSGTHAKTRKGAGIKAEAEREATGIDKARAGFETYAVAERKGVSEAKVVTETKARALSEPTALVKGVAKAMPRSWARSGEEMNTDFGPRAEDEAAVVSGFSCVAEESAASGATHKDETDTDAWFWAGEEASIGSWFWNREEAGGDQTNAKDEGETDIGASINTEELGIEAATGASWKPRPGAEEEEEDEEEEEEDEEEEGEEDEEEEWEDYEEEEEEERKVVIWKWFWDGGKISFDPNPRPLYRTVRPRVTCEIDERNRPKDGSEVTVWPNGPAEIPASLASGYQVPSRTRPLSCTAQSSGEKNTGSLPAAEAGLREGTSICLQSIDAYPFDSETCAQAVEKIRGQIRIRELNGIRPFPCPCKMECRLNSEDFEKLVSLLKSNADPVIHKIAQIAMGIIKVHPLAQELINEMGVLTVIESLLHFRLPNVTRKTEITLNPISVEERQRRNIIHVVHMCKETVSFPLNSPGQRSGLKELGQLSADRNHHFIVAAYLPELSRMLSLGNHKTRNLVLKVLLNMSENPIAARDMMNIEVLSALKLIFHQKEAKANLVTAVAIFVNIKEHIRRGLIVVVNPVSYNELKAVFREAKTIIEKL encoded by the coding sequence ATGTCTGAGAATAAGAGTGGAACCCATGCTAAAACTAGGAAAGGGGCCGGCATAAAGGCTGAAGCAGAGAGGGAGGCTACTGGCATAGACAAGGCCAGGGCAGGGTTTGAGACATATGCAGTAGCAGAGAGGAAGGGAGTGTCTGAGGCTAAGGTTGTAACTGAGACGAAGGCAAGAGCCCTGTCAGAGCCTACGGCTCTGGTCAAAGGCGTGGCTAAGGCCATGCCTAGATCCTGGGCCAGGTCAGGGGAGGAGATGAATACAGACTTTGGTCCCAGGGCTGAGGATGAGGCCGCTGTGGTATCTGGTTTTTCTTGTGTGGCTGAGGAGAGTGCTGCATCTGGGGCCACACACAAAGATGAGACTGATACTGATGCCTGGTTCTGGGCTGGGGAAGAGGCCAGTATCGGTTCCTGGTTCTGGAACAGGGAAGAGGCTGGTGGTGATCAGACGAACGCTAAGGACGAAGGTGAAACTGATATTGGTGCCTCAATCAATACTGAGGAGTTGGGAATAGAGGCTGCTACTGGGGCCAGCTGGAAGCCTAGGCcaggggcggaggaggaggaggaggacgaagaggaggaggaggaggacgaagaggaggagggggaggaggacgAAGAGGAGGAGTGGGAGGACTacgaagaggaggaggaggaggagaggaaagtCGTTATTTGGAAGTGGTTCTGGGATGGAGGTAAAATTAGTTTTGACCCTAATCCTAGACCCTTGTACAGGACAGTTAGGCCCCGGGTAACGTGTGAAATTGATGAAAGAAATAGGCCCAAGGACGGGTCTGAGGTAACTGTCTGGCCCAACGGCCCTGCTGAAATTCCGGCATCGTTGGCATCTGGATACCAGGTCCCGTCGAGGACAAGGCCCCTTTCATGTACTGCCCAGTCCTCAGGTGAGAAAAACACGGGTTCCCTGCCTGCGGCAGAAGCCGGTCTTCGTGAGGGCACTTCCATATGCCTACAGTCTATAGACGCGTACCCATTTGATTCTGAGACTTGCGCGCAGGCCGTAGAGAAGATCAGAGGGCAGATCAGGATCAGGGAGCTGAATGGGATTAGGCCATTTCCTTGCCCTTGCAAAATGGAATGCCGCCTGAATTCTGAGGACTTTGAAAAACTTGTTAGCTTACTTAAGTCAAATGCTGATCCTGTCATTCATAAAATAGCTCAAATTGCGATGGGTATCATCAAGGTTCATCCCCTTGCCCAAGAGCTCATTAATGAGATGGGTGTGCTGACTGTTATTGAAAGCTTGCTCCATTTTCGATTGCCAAACGTGACAAGAAAGACTGAAATTACTCTGAATCCCATTTCTGTGGAGGAAAGACAACGCAGGAATATAATACATGTTGTGCATATGTGTAAGGAAACCGTGTCTTTTCCCTTGAACTCACCTGGTCAGCGATCTGGATTAAAGGAATTAGGGCAGCTGAGTGCTGACCGTAACCATCACTTCATTGTTGCCGCTTACCTTCCAGAGCTTTCCCGTATGCTATCCCTGGGAAATCATAAAACCAGAAATCTGGTTTTGAAAGTACTTTTGAATATGTCTGAAAATCCCATTGCAGCAAGAGACATGATGAACATTGAGGTATTGTCAGCATTAAAACTCATCTTTCACCAGAAAGAGGCAAAAGCCAATCTTGTTACTGCCGTGGCCATATTTGTTAATATAAAGGAGCATATCAGAAGGGGATTGATTGTAGTTGTTAATCCCGTGAGTTATAATGAACTCAAGGCCGTGTTCCGTGAAGCTAAAACGATTATTGAAAAATTGTAA